From Pan troglodytes isolate AG18354 chromosome 11, NHGRI_mPanTro3-v2.0_pri, whole genome shotgun sequence, the proteins below share one genomic window:
- the UBAP2 gene encoding ubiquitin-associated protein 2 isoform X28: MNTANSLCLGGTPASASSSSSRAAPLVTSGKAPPNLPQGVPPLLHNQYLVGPGGLLPAYPIYGYDELQMLQSRLPVDYYGIPFAAPTALASRDGSLANNPYPGDVTKFGRGDSASPVPATTPAQPQQSQSQTHHTAQQPFLNPALPPGYSYTGLPYYTGMPSAFQYGPTMFVPPASAKQHGVNLSTPTPPFQQASGYGQHGYSTGFDDLTQGTAAGDYSKGGYAGSSQAPNKSAGSGPGKGVSVSSSTTGLPDMTGSVYNKTQTFDKQGFHAGTPPPFSLPSALGSTGPLAPGAAPGYAPPPFLHILPAHQQPHSQLLHHHLPQDAQSGSGQRSQPSSLQPKSQASKPAYGNSPYWTN, translated from the exons ATGAACACCGCGAACAGCCTCTGTCTGGGTGGGACCCCCGCGAGTGCATCCAGCAGCAGTAGCAGGGCCGCGCCCTTGGTGACCTCAG GCAAAGCACCCCCAAACTTACCTCAGGGGGTGCCTCCCCTGCTGCACAACCAGTACCTCGTAGGTCCCGGAGGACTGCTTCCTGCCTACCCG ATCTATGGCTATGACGAGCTCCAGATGCTGCAGTCACGGCTGCCAGTG GACTACTATGGAATTCCCTTTGCTGCACCCACAGCGCTTGCCAGCCGAGATGGGAGCCTAGCTAATAATCCATATCCAG GTGATGTCACAAAGTTTGGCCGTGGGGACTCTGCATCCCCTGTACCCGCTACcacaccagctcagccacagcagagcCAATCACAGACCCACCACACAGCCCAGCAGCCCTTCCTGAACCCTGCACTGCCACCTGGCTATAGCTACACTGGTCTTCCCTACTACACAGGCATGCCCAGTGCCTTCCAGTATGGCCCCACCATGTTT gtccctccagcctcagccaagcAACATGGGGTGAACCTCAGCACTCCCACACCTCCCTTCCAGCAGGCCAGTGGTTATGGCCAGCACGGCTACAGTACAG GTTTTGACGACCTGACCCAGGGGACAGCAGCAGGAGACTACTCCAAAGGTGGCTATGCTGGATCATCGCAGGCACCAAACAAGTCTGCAGGTTCTGGGCCTGGCAAAG GAGTATCAGTGTCTTCAAGCACCACTGGTCTACCTGATATGACTGGTTCTGTCTACAATAAGACACAG ACTTTTGACAAGCAGGGATTTCATGCAGGGACGCCTCCACCTTTCAGCCTGCCCTCGGCCTTGGGCTCCACTGGGCCCCTGGCCCCGGGAGCGGCCCCTGGCTATGCACCCCCACCATTCCTGCACATCTTGCCAGCCCACCAGCAGCCCCACTCACAGCTGCTGCACCACCACCTTCCGCAGGATGCACAG agTGGCTCGGGTCAGCGCAGCCAGCCCAGCTCCCTGCAGCCCAAGTCTCAAGCCTCCAAACCTGCCTACGGCAACTCTCCATACTGGACAAACTAA